From the genome of Magnolia sinica isolate HGM2019 chromosome 12, MsV1, whole genome shotgun sequence:
ttttttaaaaaaatactctATTCGAATAGTATTCGACAGCCGGCCCTAACCCGACGCTACTTCGTCTCCCCCTCTTCAATCTTGCAATCGAAAGGTCCTTCGAAGGGGCTTCTTTGGCCGATCGTTGGACACTACAAGGAGCTCCATTTAGTGCAGTTTCATCAATAATGGAGAAGAAATGATAGAGAAATCGGATTTCCCTTATTCCGGTTGCGATCGGCTGTGGAGCTTGAACTTTTGCATATTTCATcaattcaatctcatcttgagacaaaaataggtacgCATGCtccttttttttgaatttctttcGATGTACAATGACAATAACTTGGTATTttgagtttttcttattttttcccttttaaaatgtCGGTTATTGTGCGTTTTttaatctttataatttttttcatttctttttcaatatCTCTGTAgatatagaattttttttttgtggtatggcccacgtggggcccactgaggtgcgtgaaggggtggatttgcattgttttctatagtatggcccacgtggggcccactaaggtgcgtgaaggggtggatttgcattgttttctatgttgtggcccacgtggggcccactgtggtgtgcatatgtgtggatgtgcattgttttctatagtgtggcccacatggggcccattgaggtGCGTAaaggggtggatttgcattgttttctatggtgggcccactgtggtgtgtgtatgtgtgcattgttttttattgtgttatttaatatttattatatatatatatatatatataaataataaaaaatagaagtatcgtgtagcttatgctacacgctacgcaatttcgctacacgctacagagggttgaacgctacgcaacacgctaccgctatttaaaacattagaTATGGCTAAGACGAGTCGTAAAACTATGTCAACATTAGTAACTCTTTACTCCTAACAAGGTaataatcattaaaatcatgAGTTAGATGATACCATTTGATGGCTTGATTCTATGAACGTTTCATGGCGGACCTTGTTCAACATCCAAAGATAGGGAGGTCTCTTTTGAAAGGAAAGATGTTTTCGATGGCAAATACCTGAAATCCTTGGAATCGTTCATGGCGATACGATGCCTCCTCCTTTTGACCCATGCTTGCCCATACGTCCGAATACACAACGTCTGCTCCTCTAACAGCTTCCTTGGGATCATTCGTTATCTCGATCTTGCTGATTCCAGCACTCCGTGCCTTCTCAACAGTCTTCTCATCTGGTTCGAAGCCTTTTGGGCAGGCACAAATGAAATGGAAAGGAACCACAGACGCCAACAGAAGCCATGAATGCACAATGTTGTTCCCATCTCCAACATAGACAACCTACGGTTTGCATTGTAAAATTAAGTTCTGATGAAATATAAATGATTGGGTGGAGTTGATGAATCTTAAATGACAGATGAAGAATATCTCACCTTGGTTCCTTCCAACCGACCAACATGTTCAATTATGGTAAGTGCATCGGCCATGATTTGGCAAGGGTGGTTGTAGTCAGTCAGGCCGTTAATGACTGGAACGGTGGCGTATTTTGCCAAATCAAGGATATCCTGCACCATTAATGATGATCCAGTGAAATGAATAATCAAGAACAACCACATGCATTTACCAGGCCTGAAAATAATCAGTAGAGAGTATGTTGAGATAAAATAGAACTGTTAAGCAGTTTGTGATTGGAAAATATGCTCCTTGAGGGGAGTCTGTCAATCGCTGTTTTTCAGGATTCTGGTTGGAAGTGGACTCTTCAAACCTAATCCTGGAGGCTCCAAACAAGGAATTGACTCATATGGCTGGATTGGTCAATCAATAACTGACCAATGCAAGGATCCAAACTAATCCTAATATCAAAAGGAAGATCTGAGCAATTGGCTCCTCAAAGGTTTTCTGATGCTGCCTCTGTGTTTTTTCTTTATGAAATTCTACCCACCTttcagagagagaaaaaaagagagacagATCTGGTAAGGGAAAGAATCACTTCGTTTATCAACTTAGTGTTGCTATGATATTTCTCATTTGAATTCATTAAATTGAatcttgaaaaaagaagaagataaatttCATTTGAATTGATTAAATTGACTAAAAGATCAGCTCATTACTTGCTCAATGTAGCAAGGTCACTCCATTTTCTAAATAATTGCCCTGTTGAATGCATGTCAATATGCTATCGGGAAAAACTAAAAGATATAAATGTGTGATTCTTGTTATGTATTTATATCTACTTTTGTATCTCTATCTGTTGATATTAACACTTCTCAACATCTTATAGCTTCCAATATTTTCAATATATAAACCCTATAGATGCAAGCCTCAGCTGGGTCATGCAAAACACGCATCAGCCATCAAGGTGTTGGTGAGGAAGGAGTGTGGGATGAAGATCAGACAGTCCAATTAGATGAACAGGTACAGCCTGCATCAATAACAGAAATTTCAATTTTATCATATTGCTGCATGGACATATCCTCATgccagtctcttttttttttttgtccaccTTTGAGATGTTAGACACAGCTATCTGTGTTGAAGTTACTTGATAATGAGCAAGGTCCTGTGTTGAGGTTATCCAATGAGCAAAAGCGGAGTGCAGTATTTCCCGTATTCCGAGCATGTTTTCATGCCCTTTCGTCAGACTCCTATCAGTTCTCGAAAGTGGCATGTCACAACTCCCAGCAATGTGGACTGGATGCAGTAGGATTTTTCATCTGTTTAAATATACAATCCTACTGCACCAGTTTGGAAACCAGCTTTCCAATTTCTAAGTTTGACTTGGTCGAGACAACTAGAAACTCGCTGAACTCCATTCTCAAGGCCTGACGAAACCCAGCCAACCAGGCAGAGCTCAGAGATGAGTCACCAATTTTGAGGTTTTAAGTTATCACACACTCATACCTAATCAAAATGGCTAGAAAGAACTTGAATTTGGATGTCAAACAAGGCACCCGATTACTACCATAACAGAATGGAAAATAGCATAACCAACGTAAGATTCACCACCATACCTGATGAGCGAATACACGTGCCATGATGATGTCATTGTAACCAGAGAGCACTCGAGCTATATCACGGGTTTCCTCCCGTTTGCCCATCTGTATATCATCTGGTCCCAAATATATGGCATGGCCACCAAGCAAGTAGAACCCTGTCTCAAATGAGACTCGAGTTCTCATGGATGGCTTGGCAAAGATCATTGCCATTGTCTTTCCTTTAAATGGGAGGAATGTCCTATCTCCTGACTTTAGCAATGCCTTGACCTCAGCTGCACGGTGAAGGATCTTTAAGATTGTCGCCTTGTCGAAATCACTGATATGCAAGAAATCCTTCAGGTCTCCTTTCACTGGAAAACACAGACAATGTGCACAAATACTAGGAAAGTAAATTCTAGATGTTGTGGGTCATTTCAGTGTCTTTTCTGCTGGAATAATGCATCCATCAAACATCCTAACGCAAAACTCGTTGAAGCTCAAGGTACAGTTTCAAAgataaaatggaaataaacagcTTTTGCAAATGAGCACTTGCACTATTCTGCTTATGGCTTACAGATTAAAGACACTTACACTTTTCTGTTAACCTCTCTACGTTCTATTAATACACATTCTCCTCAACCGTTTACCAACGAAGGCAGAGGAGAAATGTTTGAATCCCTTCAGACCTAATCTGGCAACATCCTTTGGTTTTGCTAGCCTCCTCCCAAGATACAAGATGCACTTTTCTATTGTGATGGTTTCCACTCCAAAGTCATGGTATATTCTTCTGCTTCTTTGCAATGAGTCAGATTCGTAAACAAAGACAAAATAGTTGGCAAATTCGAAAGCATTGTCCATTGGATATGTCATGTAATTCAATCAGGAAGTTGCAGACAATTTCCTTTAAGATGATTGAAATCTCTCATTGACAAAGAATATCAGGGATTCAGGATACCTTGGACCTCCTCTAAAGATTTGGAGACTAAGAAAGAAGGAAACAAACATTAAATTATGAAATAGTCAACAAATAATATATCAAAACAAACATTAAATTATGAAATAGTcaacaaataaaatatcaaaacaaactATTGACTATTTTCAAAATGTGACCAATAATCTCATGGTAACCAGTGCCAACAAGCACTTGGAATGGGCCAGGTCCTGGTCcaacaaatcaaaattttgaataggctcaATCAGGCAAGTCAAACACCAGGCCCGAGTTACCAAGGCCCCAGAACCACCACTAAATTTCTATTGAATTTTTAACCTTTTGTTTCCACATAGAAAGGCTATGACATATTTATAGAGGAAAGTGCAACTGCCAAGCTGTCAAACATTATGGTAAACTGATACTAATTGTAGTCAGGAAACTTGATAAAGCTAGCTATAGTTTTGTGGACTTTAACCTTAAAAAACAATAAGATAGAGAGTTCAATTTTTATTGACAACACGGCAATCTGAAAAGGCATGAAACGTTGAATGTATATCTAACCTTTTGACCTTAAAAAATAGATCTTCCAGTCCATTCACAAACAAGAATTTAAGAAATGCTGAATATCAAACCATTACAATATTAATAACAATCATAGcacaaaattccaaataaactagATCTCTATAAGATCTGAGGCTTGTTTTTGTGCTGGGCGGTGCCAATAGAACTGGCTAGGGCATAGGCTTTGTTTTAAATAGGAGTGGGAGATGGACCAAAACTTGCTGGAATAGGGCAGGCTTCTAACATGTTTCTGCTTGCATTGAGGATGTTTGAATGAAACCAAACACCTGCTTCTTTGGATTCAAATCCTTTTAGTTAAGAAATCCAAAATGTTTGGGATTGAACCCCTTGTACAAAGAGGCCCTTAACCTTTCAACTCAAGTGGAATAATTCCATGCTTGTTTAACACATTGACCTACTAATCATCAAATTTCTTTTGGATTACTTAACATTCCAACTCAAATGGCTGATGTCAATTTCCCTTGAGGGAGAAAACCAGAGATACTACCAAACTTCAAAAACCACCTATGGTTCTTTTTATTTCATTGTTTCTACTCAAGCATCGCATcagattaaaaaatatatttccaGTAGAGCTTTCACCTCAAATaatagttttttatttattttatttatttatttattattattatttaaaagcaaaagaagaaaactttgatactctggaaaaGTGTGATGTTGATAGACATGCGCTATGAAATTGTAGACGTGGCATaaaaattaaactatccaaattctGAGACCCATCTTGGTTGGACCATAGACCAAAACACTGCTTGTTTGACCACCTAATTGGCCCATTGGGGGACATTTAGTGGACTGTTGAAATAAAGAGCAAACATCCACAATTAGTCGATcaagctttgtatctgcctcatgtttgggtTCACATCCTAAAGTGAGCTGGCGAATCagattgacggagtggatataacacatacatcacgaagggccccacagagcttaccCTGCAGCCAGTTTGCAGGTTTCCAAGGTGGGAATGGAGCAACCGGGACCCAAAGAGCACTCCCTTTTGTGGCCGTCCATTCAGTggccttcttccttctttcttattCCTTTCATTTCCCCTCTTCTCATTTTTCCGTTCATTCTATCATGGTTTTATGTCCTCCGTTCAAGCATATTCAACCAGAAAACATGCACTAGAGAACAAGATCGTCGCTCGAATACTCAGAATAAGATCTCGAACCGAGAAAATGAAGCATTCCGGCATTCGGACTCCTGATTTTCTACTGCATTGGGACATTTCGTCTCAAAAATCAGATCCCTACACTTCGCAGTGAAAAAAGTCCAGCTGCAGTACAAAAACCGAGCTCAGAAACCCTAATTTTCCACCAGATTGATGCATTTCAACTCGAACAACAGGTTTCGACACTCTACGAGATGAGCTGCAGCTGAAGCACCAAGATCATCGCTACAAACGCCTAAAACGAGAAATCGAAGAGCTCGGAGATGAAATTACAGACCTTTACCATTGACGGGAGAAGGAACGGAAGGCGCAGAAGCGGAGTTCTGGCAGGAAATCCGGCGGCGGAGGGACGGGGATCCGACCGGAACAGATCTAGGCGCGCCGTAAAATATCGACGGAAGAGATGCAGGTCGACGAGGAATCTGgcaggagaaggagaaggaagagtaggAGGTATCGGAGCGAATAGGACGGCTGCAAGAGATGGCCGCCATTGCTGCTGGAAGAAAGAGAGATGTCTACGCTCCAGATGGGTTTATGTAGGCGGAGTAAAATTACGAAATTCTCCTTCCGAGTCTTGAACTGGATTGGGTACTTCCGAATAAgagttgactcggacgagtcgCATCGGGGACTCGACGATCGGCCTACTTGGAATTAACGGTTCGGAAGCGGATTGAGTACTGAgtaactctgtgggtcccaccgtgatttaattattttatccactcggtccatctattttacgggataatttcagggcttgaacccaaaaaatgaagaatatccaagattaaatggaccacggcacgggaaacaatgtgaattgaatttcgactgttgaaaaattcatgggtccacggaagttttggatcaatcagcTTTCCCGTAGAGCTGCATGCCAGTCAAACTGAGTTGAGTTTGGAATAGCTTGGCTTGACTTGGCCAATAGCTTACCGCATCTCGAACTTAGCTCAATCCTGATGCCGGTCTTGCAAGCTTGGCTCGGTCCGATCTATTGTTGGAGCAATTCGGGCATTCAGCATTTTGTCAAAAATATATAGAAtgcatttttaatttttcaaagaaTGTAAAATAATacaatattttataaatatttcatcaaacacctagaaagcagcatcaaaatcaaacagttGGGCAAGCAGCATTAAAATAAAATAGTCAATGTATCCATTCATTCCTCACcaatacttcattgagtcattttatcaaacactcgacGAGTAGCATTCATATTAAAATAATCAAGTCACCAAGCAAATTCAATCTAAGTCGAATAGAGTTGAGGTTCAGTTTGAATtaagtcgagctcaggcaagcttaaacttggctcaaaattttttcaagctttaAAAACCAACTCAACCTAATTTGAATTCAATTTCAAATTGAGACAagttgagcttttccgagtcaaaTTGGGTGAGCTGACCGGGCTAACTCAACTCATTTATAattctattttcccttcatccatgtttacgtGATcatatggataggttggatgacaaataaacattagccctataaaggtttcaaccatgaaaatcattatttacATTGCTTAAATCATTGTTCACATTGCTTCGATGTGGTATGGTtgacttaagctttggatatgcttctatcATAGGCTAAACCCCTACAATGAgcagtaaaaatagatggacggcttagataaactacatacatttgtggtgggcccaacagactTTACTCAGCAATCCGATTTCTAGCTGCTCACGGTGGAACTGTTCATGTTATGGACTATAGGATCCATGATGGATGATTAAAAGTGGCATGGGACCATATGCTGAGTGATCCGACAATCAGAGCCGCTCattcttatgtgggccacactatcaagATGATACTAAATCGATGGTTCCAACGATCACCATCTTTAGATGAACATTAAAAAGAAATTTCCAATGGCCCACCTTCTAATTCCGAAAATTCAATGGTGAGGATCATTGATGAATCATGGTAATGAGATACTAACTTATTTACGATGGTAACAAGAATATAAACGGATCTTACCTGTTCAAATCTGACTAGCTCGGATTTGActcgtccgagttgactcggatcTGACCATCTGCTTCAATAGCACAAGCTAAACCCAACTCACGTGAGTTGGAACGAGTCAGTCCTAATTTCGGTCAGTCCTGACATGACCCAGGAGCGGAcgtgtaaactctgtgggtcccaccagcgatgttttctcttatccacaccgttcatccgttttatcagatcatttcaTGCCAGAAGCCTGAAATTTAATTATATcagaagctcaaatggaccacaccaaaggaaacagtggggataatgacgtccattgaaaccttcatagggcccacagtgatatttatttgtcatccaacctgttcataaatccaaaaagacatggatgaaggaaaaacacaaatatcaggttgatccaaaacttctgtggctcccaagatgtttcaacggtaggcattccatttctattatttcttgtgatgtggtccacttgagctttggatgttcttcaattttagtctcatgatctaaaatgatctggaaaggtggatggaaggcgtggataagacacatacattacggtgggctccacatagttactcagtatgcaatccatgtagataaatcagtactgtacttgcaagaagattttttttttaactataTCGCATGCATCTCCACAAATATACCGTTAGGATCATCCTTTCCGCATGATTTTTGAAACATCTTAAACGTCctccaatgaatggacggttttgattacCGGAAAATctctgcatgtgggccccatgagacAGCGGATGCTGATGGTCCTCAATCGCGCGATGGAGGCAAAAACTAACTCTCGATCAGCATCTTCCCAACTAACGGTTCTATGTGTCTGCAAACTCGACATGATCTAAGTAAATTAACAGTGCCACGTGTCAAAGGATATGTCAGTTAAACAGAGAAGACTCCTATGAGAGTTTACCACCGCTTTAAAACTGGAAGCAACTCTTCTACCGTACAATGGCATGGTGAAATagcaatccacaccattcaattCGCTGACCCCACTACGGATGGAGTAACCAGCTGATTTTTCCCTTGGAATTTAGATCATTCACGGATTTActttcatccattcatttggtgggacaTTACCTTGCAGTCTCCTATAGTTTGAATGGTATGGATTCCATGCATAAAAGAAATACCTGAtgtgatgagtcaccaccattttaaaaacatATGAggtgatgagtcaccaccattttaaaatgatGGTCGACAATCATACATGTACCACGGGCAAGATAATGGTATATTCGATATTCCATTTGGAGATGATAAGGTAGAACCGGAAGAGCAGTAATATGGTACAGTACCATCTTTTCGAATTACATGTTTCTCAGGTTATCTTTTAATCTGAGCCGTCCAACTAGTGAGTCTCGGTGTGGATAGATGATGTTTACAAAATCAGACATATCAGAGGAGGATAAATATCACTTATCTTCATTCCCCAGAACTTAATATTGTAGTTGTATTTGGAAGCAACTGTTTAGACGGTTGCGATCATCCGATCTAGGTACATCTTATTTTTTGGGAAGAGTCTATCCATGATAGGCCCCATCAGATCAGTGGCTTGGATGAACCAACCATGGTCTCATCCGATCCGTAGAGGGGCCTATTGAatggatgtttcaagatgatgattggacctattctGATTCTTCGATCGATCCTGACCGGTCATTTTCCATGTTGTTATTCGGAAGATTAGATAATCGGACGGACATGGATTTTTTTACAATGCCTTACCCCCAATGCCAATGGTGTGAATGAATAGACGGTGCAGATCAGGTTGCCACAAGCTGAATCCTAATAGCAAATGCCCCAACCCACAGATCAATCCGGTCCATTGATCATCAGTGGGGCAGCTCCTTctaatctaatggatggattttTTAACACGAAATCCATTTGGTACATTGAGGCCGCTTGATAATAGGATACCCTTGATTTTTGGCAGATTGCAATTGCATAGTAGGGCCAgtgggatggacggcttggattgcataCAAACCATTTTGCAGGTCTCCTGATACGCACAGGGTCTACCTTATTTGGGTACGACTGTGGAATTACCAAACATCAAAATGAAATGGCACATCTgtccggacgcggattggctgtAACCCCCTCCTGTTGTTCGAATCTatgtgggccctccatgatgtttgtgagaaatccactccgtccatccgttttttcagctcatgttaaggcataagcccaaaaattaggcagatcgaaaactcaaatgggccacgacaggaaaaggtggggagggaaatgcctaccgttgaaaccttcctggggaccaccagaatgtttatatgtcatccaaaccgttcataaggtctcgcactaggatgaactgaaaaaataaaaaacaaaaaacaaaaaaaggccgatccaaaatttttgtggccccaagaatgtttcaatggtgggcattcaattcctactgtttcctgttgtgtggcccacctgagtagtgaatctgcctcattttatggATCATGACCCAAcataatctggaaaaatggatgaacggggtggatttctcacaaacttcaaggtgagccccacctagccaGGTGATCCACGTCCATTCTTCCCCAAGGTAAAAATGAAAAACGCTTTTCAACCAATGATAGATCCATCCAAAGCAATTAGGCCAGGTAATCTAGATCATTGATCTAGTGGATCGCACCATATGTGGACGAATTTGCCTCGAAATCGACCCATAGGACAATTTTAACCATTCAATTGTTGCAGATAAGTTGATCAAGTGGGATGGAAATCCTAATTGGAATCCTAAACCCAATTTAAATGTCATGTCAAAAATCAATTATTAATTAGACCCAGCTAAAGTCTAATCCTAACTCTAAAACCTAATGTAGTTGAACCAGTTACTTACAGAGTCAACttgttgagtcaactcacccgATTAATTCATTGAGTCAGCTCACCTAGTCAAGCCCAAATGTAAACCGGGCACAAACCAAGCCTAAATTTAAGGGCCACTCAGAGAGAAAAGTATAAACAACAACATACCGCCCTTTAAGCAAAGTCCTTGCGCGTGGAGGAGAGCTTACCTGCCAAAGCAAGAGAGCTCGTGTGTGACGAGAGGCCTCTAGGGGCAGCTAGCCACGTGGCATCTCTCCTGTTTTGGTAGAGAGCTCCATCGGTGTGCTCTGTCTTTTTGCAAGCCTCGAACGTGTGGAAATATAAATTGACTCCAATGCTCCTCCCTTGCACCAAAAATTACAACTTATATCATCCATACTAGCCCATGAGATATTGCCACATGGCAATCtcatatcctaaccatccaaacctcTTTTAACCTCAACTTGGCAAGAATTGCATAAACTGATATGGGAGGCTATAAATAACCTCATTCTCCTCTTATTTCACAAGTTCTCACTCATTCAGGAATCTTTAAGTTATCCCTCAAACCCCTTTTACCTATTCATACTATCCATCCACTGAGGAGAGGAAAGAgccataggaaggatatcatggCCCATGTCAAGCTTAGTCCAAccccattaaaagcttcttgtgcaACCCAGGTTTCAATCCAAGCCCTCAAATTTGATTGTTGCAACACTACCGTCCACCCAGTTCTCTAATCTTCAATCAGCTTCGTCTAGTTTTAGCATTAGCAATATGCACTACTTACTATCTTCTCTAACCTCCTTGATTATCAAGTTTATCATTTTTATATTACCTTACATCTTACACCCGGTCAATATAAACATATGATCCGTGACTTGCCGACGTAATCGGATCTTACCCATCAGAATTTTGTGCTAATTGGTTATTTGCTTTGgaaagtagaggaattagttcGGATTTTTAtagctgtaacgccctggaaatcgggggtcgcgcatacgctcaactcccgagttcccgagagtcactattaaccgattttcattaatatgcatgtAATTCGTTTTAGATGCGCAGcttgaaatttcctggaacatgaaacataatcacacaagtctactgaaatgaaagagatctatcATGTAaacaggtccaaaaatataaatgggtcgcacgaggcattgcccaaccaaaacaacaaaagaatactataTCCCAAAAATAATGAGGCTAAGCCCACTACACAGCAATCCCAATCCTacccatcaagccgatggagagccatCCATCAGCTGGAAATAAGataactcctcctcctcgtcgaggctcgcctcaccaggctcctccaatcctgagtcacctgcatctatgaatggttctggttggtgttttaaaacaccgtcccaaagtgggagtgagtgatcaacttagtgggtgctattagtctcaagttattacagacatcaattataatatgatcttaataaaaaacagtcaatcataaacatctaactaatcttattaatgcgcatgcatgcacgatgatatgatgtatgcctttGCCATAACGCTCCCTTGAgcaactccatctaacgatcgcgtatgactaTACTCCCTCggtgcgacctcaactgccgagtcgtcatcctaactagtgcgattcaatgcgatcgtgttagctgagttattagttaggtccgttcatccagcagattgaggaatttggtacaccccacgtatcaacgccctaaactGGTTGTGAGGCTGTAACattctggattttcactgttgTGGATTCCCAAAATTtcgttaaatttttatttatttatttaattaacttataatattacttattaacctttaacactcaatgttagtatatacaggggtggtaccagtaaagaaccgcactagtccgattaatcagccgtcggaagccaatgaatccgtccgatcacttgaacat
Proteins encoded in this window:
- the LOC131220766 gene encoding ornithine carbamoyltransferase, chloroplastic translates to MAAISCSRPIRSDTSYSSFSFSCQIPRRPASLPSIFYGAPRSVPVGSPSLRRRISCQNSASAPSVPSPVNGKVKGDLKDFLHISDFDKATILKILHRAAEVKALLKSGDRTFLPFKGKTMAMIFAKPSMRTRVSFETGFYLLGGHAIYLGPDDIQMGKREETRDIARVLSGYNDIIMARVFAHQDILDLAKYATVPVINGLTDYNHPCQIMADALTIIEHVGRLEGTKVVYVGDGNNIVHSWLLLASVVPFHFICACPKGFEPDEKTVEKARSAGISKIEITNDPKEAVRGADVVYSDVWASMGQKEEASYRHERFQGFQVDEALMELAGSKAYFMHCLPAERGVEVTDAVIEAPNSIVFPQAENRMHAQNAIMLHLLGL